The Linepithema humile isolate Giens D197 chromosome 2, Lhum_UNIL_v1.0, whole genome shotgun sequence genome has a segment encoding these proteins:
- the LOC136997698 gene encoding uncharacterized protein isoform X5 — MEEPQSTWLSHPIKKIYGTYSHYAVARKKLKEAEEISDLNSGTEKNEYLKRSRKIRAAKLMNSSMSGGDELSDENLLSDLPTVPKTSNMTTKHVSKKQKLERRAKEELQKHTNEIFDGDLDCITMNDCNNNLKPQCKNFSNTKHNKENYDKSEMSRIQFSKNVSYNEESYDTDDSEFLTSNLNRNNTGDTQCTGNFITHSEANNEDNIASDNCAASKKTAVLSPELNHEQKNFQHFLIRKVIHLELALNDIKKNQKIMLQKLSIDSFHTKEKETIDTLNDFPLKDQNDLDTMEIKLQNDSIYRDKMVLYENHFLILQMIRSLLLLKPGWLMLKNV; from the exons ATGGAAGAACCGCAAAGTACATGGTTGAGTCATcccattaaaaaaatctatggaACATATt CGCATTATGCAGtagcaagaaaaaaattaaaagaagctGAGGAAATATCAGATCTCAATTCTGGAactgagaaaaatgaatatcttAAGAGGTCTAGAAAAATTAGAGCCGCAAAACTCATGAACTCATCAATGAGTGGTGGTGATGAACTTTCTGATGAAAATTTGCTGTCTGATCTTCCAACAGTTCCAAAAACTTCTAATATGACTACTAAACATGTttcgaaaaaacaaaaactagAAAGACGTGCAAAAGAAG aattacaaaagcATACAAACGAAATTTTTGATGGCGATTTGGATTGTATAACTATGAatgattgcaataataatttaa agccgcaatgtaaaaatttttctaacactAAACATAATAAGGAGAATTATGATAAAAGCGAAATGAGCagaattcaattttctaaaaatgtatcatataaTGAAGAATCGTATGATACTGATGATAGCGAATTTTTAACATCAAATTTAAACCGGAATAATACAGGAG ATACACAATGTACTGGAAATTTCATCACTCACAGTGAAGCAAATAATGAGGATAATATTGCGAGTGACAATTGTGCAGCCTCAAAGAAAACAGCAGTATTAAGTCCAGAGTTGAATCATGAACAAA aaaattttcaacattttttaataagaaaagtaataCATTTAGAATTAGCAttgaatgatataaaaaaaaatcaaaaaatcatgttgcaaaaattgtcaataGATTCTTTCcatacaaaagaaaaagaaactatTGATACATTAAACGATTTTCCATTGAAAGACCAAAACGATCTAGATACTATGGAAATAAAACTACAAAATGATTCTATTTATCGAGACAAAATG GTGTTATACGAAAATCATTTCCTGATACTACAGATGATAAGATCTCTGCTCCTATTAAAACCTGGTTGGCTCATGCTAAAGAACGTATAG
- the LOC136997698 gene encoding uncharacterized protein isoform X2 translates to MEEPQSTWLSHPIKKIYGTYSHYAVARKKLKEAEEISDLNSGTEKNEYLKRSRKIRAAKLMNSSMSGGDELSDENLLSDLPTVPKTSNMTTKHVSKKQKLERRAKEELQKHTNEIFDGDLDCITMNDCNNNLKPQCKNFSNTKHNKENYDKSEMSRIQFSKNVSYNEESYDTDDSEFLTSNLNRNNTGDTQCTGNFITHSEANNEDNIASDNCAASKKTAVLSPELNHEQKNFQHFLIRKVIHLELALNDIKKNQKIMLQKLSIDSFHTKEKETIDTLNDFPLKDQNDLDTMEIKLQNDSIYRDKMKTQLTRVLSNCLKTSCLRLIKLIFSNQFALNYSWFGAKKKQNFSTLNVCKVLYENHFLILQMIRSLLLLKPGWLMLKNV, encoded by the exons ATGGAAGAACCGCAAAGTACATGGTTGAGTCATcccattaaaaaaatctatggaACATATt CGCATTATGCAGtagcaagaaaaaaattaaaagaagctGAGGAAATATCAGATCTCAATTCTGGAactgagaaaaatgaatatcttAAGAGGTCTAGAAAAATTAGAGCCGCAAAACTCATGAACTCATCAATGAGTGGTGGTGATGAACTTTCTGATGAAAATTTGCTGTCTGATCTTCCAACAGTTCCAAAAACTTCTAATATGACTACTAAACATGTttcgaaaaaacaaaaactagAAAGACGTGCAAAAGAAG aattacaaaagcATACAAACGAAATTTTTGATGGCGATTTGGATTGTATAACTATGAatgattgcaataataatttaa agccgcaatgtaaaaatttttctaacactAAACATAATAAGGAGAATTATGATAAAAGCGAAATGAGCagaattcaattttctaaaaatgtatcatataaTGAAGAATCGTATGATACTGATGATAGCGAATTTTTAACATCAAATTTAAACCGGAATAATACAGGAG ATACACAATGTACTGGAAATTTCATCACTCACAGTGAAGCAAATAATGAGGATAATATTGCGAGTGACAATTGTGCAGCCTCAAAGAAAACAGCAGTATTAAGTCCAGAGTTGAATCATGAACAAA aaaattttcaacattttttaataagaaaagtaataCATTTAGAATTAGCAttgaatgatataaaaaaaaatcaaaaaatcatgttgcaaaaattgtcaataGATTCTTTCcatacaaaagaaaaagaaactatTGATACATTAAACGATTTTCCATTGAAAGACCAAAACGATCTAGATACTATGGAAATAAAACTACAAAATGATTCTATTTATCGAGACAAAATG aaaacaCAATTGACACGTGTACTGAGcaattgtttaaaaacttCATGTTTACGActaattaaactaatattttcGAACCAATTTGCTCTGAATTATAGTTGGTTTGGAgctaaaaagaaacaaaatttttctactttgAATGTATGCAAA GTGTTATACGAAAATCATTTCCTGATACTACAGATGATAAGATCTCTGCTCCTATTAAAACCTGGTTGGCTCATGCTAAAGAACGTATAG
- the LOC136997698 gene encoding uncharacterized protein isoform X6, with translation MEEPQSTWLSHPIKKIYGTYSHYAVARKKLKEAEEISDLNSGTEKNEYLKRSRKIRAAKLMNSSMSGGDELSDENLLSDLPTVPKTSNMTTKHVSKKQKLERRAKEELQKHTNEIFDGDLDCITMNDCNNNLKPQCKNFSNTKHNKENYDKSEMSRIQFSKNVSYNEESYDTDDSEFLTSNLNRNNTGDTQCTGNFITHSEANNEDNIASDNCAASKKTAVLSPELNHEQSVIRKSFPDTTDDKISAPIKTWLAHAKERIERHQNQSQNQDENQTQE, from the exons ATGGAAGAACCGCAAAGTACATGGTTGAGTCATcccattaaaaaaatctatggaACATATt CGCATTATGCAGtagcaagaaaaaaattaaaagaagctGAGGAAATATCAGATCTCAATTCTGGAactgagaaaaatgaatatcttAAGAGGTCTAGAAAAATTAGAGCCGCAAAACTCATGAACTCATCAATGAGTGGTGGTGATGAACTTTCTGATGAAAATTTGCTGTCTGATCTTCCAACAGTTCCAAAAACTTCTAATATGACTACTAAACATGTttcgaaaaaacaaaaactagAAAGACGTGCAAAAGAAG aattacaaaagcATACAAACGAAATTTTTGATGGCGATTTGGATTGTATAACTATGAatgattgcaataataatttaa agccgcaatgtaaaaatttttctaacactAAACATAATAAGGAGAATTATGATAAAAGCGAAATGAGCagaattcaattttctaaaaatgtatcatataaTGAAGAATCGTATGATACTGATGATAGCGAATTTTTAACATCAAATTTAAACCGGAATAATACAGGAG ATACACAATGTACTGGAAATTTCATCACTCACAGTGAAGCAAATAATGAGGATAATATTGCGAGTGACAATTGTGCAGCCTCAAAGAAAACAGCAGTATTAAGTCCAGAGTTGAATCATGAACAAA GTGTTATACGAAAATCATTTCCTGATACTACAGATGATAAGATCTCTGCTCCTATTAAAACCTGGTTGGCTCATGCTAAAGAACGTATAGAGAGACATCAAAATCAATCTCAAAATCAAGATGAAAACCAAACTCAAGAATGA
- the LOC136997698 gene encoding putative leucine-rich repeat-containing protein DDB_G0290503 isoform X3: protein MEEPQSTWLSHPIKKIYGTYSHYAVARKKLKEAEEISDLNSGTEKNEYLKRSRKIRAAKLMNSSMSGGDELSDENLLSDLPTVPKTSNMTTKHVSKKQKLERRAKEELQKHTNEIFDGDLDCITMNDCNNNLKPQCKNFSNTKHNKENYDKSEMSRIQFSKNVSYNEESYDTDDSEFLTSNLNRNNTGDTQCTGNFITHSEANNEDNIASDNCAASKKTAVLSPELNHEQKNFQHFLIRKVIHLELALNDIKKNQKIMLQKLSIDSFHTKEKETIDTLNDFPLKDQNDLDTMEIKLQNDSIYRDKMKTQLTRVLSNCLKTSCLRLIKLIFSNQFALNYSWFGAKKKQNFSTLNVLYENHFLILQMIRSLLLLKPGWLMLKNV, encoded by the exons ATGGAAGAACCGCAAAGTACATGGTTGAGTCATcccattaaaaaaatctatggaACATATt CGCATTATGCAGtagcaagaaaaaaattaaaagaagctGAGGAAATATCAGATCTCAATTCTGGAactgagaaaaatgaatatcttAAGAGGTCTAGAAAAATTAGAGCCGCAAAACTCATGAACTCATCAATGAGTGGTGGTGATGAACTTTCTGATGAAAATTTGCTGTCTGATCTTCCAACAGTTCCAAAAACTTCTAATATGACTACTAAACATGTttcgaaaaaacaaaaactagAAAGACGTGCAAAAGAAG aattacaaaagcATACAAACGAAATTTTTGATGGCGATTTGGATTGTATAACTATGAatgattgcaataataatttaa agccgcaatgtaaaaatttttctaacactAAACATAATAAGGAGAATTATGATAAAAGCGAAATGAGCagaattcaattttctaaaaatgtatcatataaTGAAGAATCGTATGATACTGATGATAGCGAATTTTTAACATCAAATTTAAACCGGAATAATACAGGAG ATACACAATGTACTGGAAATTTCATCACTCACAGTGAAGCAAATAATGAGGATAATATTGCGAGTGACAATTGTGCAGCCTCAAAGAAAACAGCAGTATTAAGTCCAGAGTTGAATCATGAACAAA aaaattttcaacattttttaataagaaaagtaataCATTTAGAATTAGCAttgaatgatataaaaaaaaatcaaaaaatcatgttgcaaaaattgtcaataGATTCTTTCcatacaaaagaaaaagaaactatTGATACATTAAACGATTTTCCATTGAAAGACCAAAACGATCTAGATACTATGGAAATAAAACTACAAAATGATTCTATTTATCGAGACAAAATG aaaacaCAATTGACACGTGTACTGAGcaattgtttaaaaacttCATGTTTACGActaattaaactaatattttcGAACCAATTTGCTCTGAATTATAGTTGGTTTGGAgctaaaaagaaacaaaatttttctactttgAAT GTGTTATACGAAAATCATTTCCTGATACTACAGATGATAAGATCTCTGCTCCTATTAAAACCTGGTTGGCTCATGCTAAAGAACGTATAG
- the LOC136997698 gene encoding uncharacterized protein isoform X4, with protein sequence MEEPQSTWLSHPIKKIYGTYSHYAVARKKLKEAEEISDLNSGTEKNEYLKRSRKIRAAKLMNSSMSGGDELSDENLLSDLPTVPKTSNMTTKHVSKKQKLERRAKEELQKHTNEIFDGDLDCITMNDCNNNLKPQCKNFSNTKHNKENYDKSEMSRIQFSKNVSYNEESYDTDDSEFLTSNLNRNNTGDTQCTGNFITHSEANNEDNIASDNCAASKKTAVLSPELNHEQNSFHTKEKETIDTLNDFPLKDQNDLDTMEIKLQNDSIYRDKMKTQLTRVLSNCLKTSCLRLIKLIFSNQFALNYSWFGAKKKQNFSTLNVCKVIMSVIRKSFPDTTDDKISAPIKTWLAHAKERIERHQNQSQNQDENQTQE encoded by the exons ATGGAAGAACCGCAAAGTACATGGTTGAGTCATcccattaaaaaaatctatggaACATATt CGCATTATGCAGtagcaagaaaaaaattaaaagaagctGAGGAAATATCAGATCTCAATTCTGGAactgagaaaaatgaatatcttAAGAGGTCTAGAAAAATTAGAGCCGCAAAACTCATGAACTCATCAATGAGTGGTGGTGATGAACTTTCTGATGAAAATTTGCTGTCTGATCTTCCAACAGTTCCAAAAACTTCTAATATGACTACTAAACATGTttcgaaaaaacaaaaactagAAAGACGTGCAAAAGAAG aattacaaaagcATACAAACGAAATTTTTGATGGCGATTTGGATTGTATAACTATGAatgattgcaataataatttaa agccgcaatgtaaaaatttttctaacactAAACATAATAAGGAGAATTATGATAAAAGCGAAATGAGCagaattcaattttctaaaaatgtatcatataaTGAAGAATCGTATGATACTGATGATAGCGAATTTTTAACATCAAATTTAAACCGGAATAATACAGGAG ATACACAATGTACTGGAAATTTCATCACTCACAGTGAAGCAAATAATGAGGATAATATTGCGAGTGACAATTGTGCAGCCTCAAAGAAAACAGCAGTATTAAGTCCAGAGTTGAATCATGAACAAA ATTCTTTCcatacaaaagaaaaagaaactatTGATACATTAAACGATTTTCCATTGAAAGACCAAAACGATCTAGATACTATGGAAATAAAACTACAAAATGATTCTATTTATCGAGACAAAATG aaaacaCAATTGACACGTGTACTGAGcaattgtttaaaaacttCATGTTTACGActaattaaactaatattttcGAACCAATTTGCTCTGAATTATAGTTGGTTTGGAgctaaaaagaaacaaaatttttctactttgAATGTATGCAAAGTAATAATGa GTGTTATACGAAAATCATTTCCTGATACTACAGATGATAAGATCTCTGCTCCTATTAAAACCTGGTTGGCTCATGCTAAAGAACGTATAGAGAGACATCAAAATCAATCTCAAAATCAAGATGAAAACCAAACTCAAGAATGA
- the LOC136997698 gene encoding uncharacterized protein isoform X1, with amino-acid sequence MEEPQSTWLSHPIKKIYGTYSHYAVARKKLKEAEEISDLNSGTEKNEYLKRSRKIRAAKLMNSSMSGGDELSDENLLSDLPTVPKTSNMTTKHVSKKQKLERRAKEELQKHTNEIFDGDLDCITMNDCNNNLKPQCKNFSNTKHNKENYDKSEMSRIQFSKNVSYNEESYDTDDSEFLTSNLNRNNTGDTQCTGNFITHSEANNEDNIASDNCAASKKTAVLSPELNHEQKNFQHFLIRKVIHLELALNDIKKNQKIMLQKLSIDSFHTKEKETIDTLNDFPLKDQNDLDTMEIKLQNDSIYRDKMKTQLTRVLSNCLKTSCLRLIKLIFSNQFALNYSWFGAKKKQNFSTLNVCKVIMSVIRKSFPDTTDDKISAPIKTWLAHAKERIERHQNQSQNQDENQTQE; translated from the exons ATGGAAGAACCGCAAAGTACATGGTTGAGTCATcccattaaaaaaatctatggaACATATt CGCATTATGCAGtagcaagaaaaaaattaaaagaagctGAGGAAATATCAGATCTCAATTCTGGAactgagaaaaatgaatatcttAAGAGGTCTAGAAAAATTAGAGCCGCAAAACTCATGAACTCATCAATGAGTGGTGGTGATGAACTTTCTGATGAAAATTTGCTGTCTGATCTTCCAACAGTTCCAAAAACTTCTAATATGACTACTAAACATGTttcgaaaaaacaaaaactagAAAGACGTGCAAAAGAAG aattacaaaagcATACAAACGAAATTTTTGATGGCGATTTGGATTGTATAACTATGAatgattgcaataataatttaa agccgcaatgtaaaaatttttctaacactAAACATAATAAGGAGAATTATGATAAAAGCGAAATGAGCagaattcaattttctaaaaatgtatcatataaTGAAGAATCGTATGATACTGATGATAGCGAATTTTTAACATCAAATTTAAACCGGAATAATACAGGAG ATACACAATGTACTGGAAATTTCATCACTCACAGTGAAGCAAATAATGAGGATAATATTGCGAGTGACAATTGTGCAGCCTCAAAGAAAACAGCAGTATTAAGTCCAGAGTTGAATCATGAACAAA aaaattttcaacattttttaataagaaaagtaataCATTTAGAATTAGCAttgaatgatataaaaaaaaatcaaaaaatcatgttgcaaaaattgtcaataGATTCTTTCcatacaaaagaaaaagaaactatTGATACATTAAACGATTTTCCATTGAAAGACCAAAACGATCTAGATACTATGGAAATAAAACTACAAAATGATTCTATTTATCGAGACAAAATG aaaacaCAATTGACACGTGTACTGAGcaattgtttaaaaacttCATGTTTACGActaattaaactaatattttcGAACCAATTTGCTCTGAATTATAGTTGGTTTGGAgctaaaaagaaacaaaatttttctactttgAATGTATGCAAAGTAATAATGa GTGTTATACGAAAATCATTTCCTGATACTACAGATGATAAGATCTCTGCTCCTATTAAAACCTGGTTGGCTCATGCTAAAGAACGTATAGAGAGACATCAAAATCAATCTCAAAATCAAGATGAAAACCAAACTCAAGAATGA